A region of Leptospira bouyouniensis DNA encodes the following proteins:
- a CDS encoding VOC family protein, with amino-acid sequence MAFQNIQTGIITEKLIETKDFYQTWLGLEIKFETEWFILLCLKNRPEIELAIMAPNQPQVRKSYFQRPYQNAGMWFIFETKDVKEEYRLMKEKNAPIDLQLTEEDWGDVHFTLVDPNGIGIDIVQERNMN; translated from the coding sequence ATGGCATTCCAAAATATCCAAACTGGAATTATCACTGAAAAATTAATTGAAACAAAGGATTTTTATCAAACCTGGTTAGGTTTAGAAATAAAATTCGAAACAGAATGGTTTATTTTACTATGTTTAAAAAATCGACCTGAAATCGAACTTGCGATAATGGCGCCAAACCAACCACAGGTGAGAAAATCTTACTTTCAAAGGCCGTATCAAAATGCGGGTATGTGGTTTATCTTTGAGACAAAAGATGTAAAAGAAGAATACAGATTAATGAAAGAAAAAAATGCCCCGATCGATTTACAATTAACCGAAGAAGATTGGGGTGATGTCCATTTTACTCTCGTGGATCCAAATGGCATTGGGATTGATATTGTCCAAGAAAGAAATATGAATTAA